From the genome of Lineus longissimus chromosome 8, tnLinLong1.2, whole genome shotgun sequence, one region includes:
- the LOC135492612 gene encoding nucleoporin NUP35-like, whose translation MFSPSSGPSSEPMTLGSPAASPVHQASFLPGYLLGDTSAMSPGHQRSLWSSPSGHSPPHGTPGRLSAAQSGGFLQSPRSEAKTRDYSHRTKDKTGAPPVQGLIDQITSPAPVASPFGNAALGKRQLDFSHARTPQFPSDMGRSPAQFSTPGPPPTEMSHSFIGPFGSQQKKQVPSPTQIDPFYTQGESIRPDDELDETWVTIFGFPPAATSFILQQFSQYGNIIKHTIANDGNWMHLHFQSKIQAKKALSKNGKVFGNGIMVGVQPCIDKSVMESDRDNHLHQSMLGTPIQQIGPGESFNTSKSTPMRPLTAAYRAASSDHEVVSQSNTPQKNSSIMSKAMEYMFGW comes from the exons ATGTTCTCACCCTCATCTGGCCCATCTTCCGAACCAATGACTCTCGGCTCTCCAGCGGCTAGTCCAGTTCATCAGGCATCCTTTCTACCTGGTTATCTTCTTGGTGATACGTCTGCTATGTCT CCAGGACACCAGAGATCGTTATGGTCTTCCCCCAGTGGTCACAGTCCTCCGCATGGAACACCAGGCCGACTATCCGCAGCACAGTCGGGGGGTTTCCTTCAGTCACCAAGGTCGGAGGCAAAAACTAG GGACTACAGTCATAGGACCAAAGATAAAACTGGGGCCCCACCTGTCCAGGGCTTGATTGATCAAATAACTAGTCCTGCCCCTGTCGCTAGTCCATTTGGAAATGCTGCTCTTGGGAAAAGACAG CTGGATTTTAGTCATGCGAGGACGCCACAGTTCCCCTCAGACATGGGAAGGTCCCCTGCCCAGTTTTCCACGCCTGGGCCCCCGCCGACTGAGATGTCTCATAGTTTCATTGGGCCGTTTGGATCACAACAAAAGAAGCAAGTTCCCTCGCCGACACAGATTGATCCATTTTATACGCAAGG TGAATCAATACGACCTGATGATGAGCTTGACGAAACTTGGGTAACCATATTCGGGTTCCCGCCAGCAGCGACCTCGTTCATCTTACAGCAGTTCTCACAGTACGGAAATATAATCAAACACACA ATAGCAAATGATGGTAACTGGATGCATCTTCACTTTCAATCAAAAATACAGGCAAAGAAAGCGCTCAGTAAAAACGGTAAAGTGTTCGGGAATGGTATCATGGTTGGAGTACAGCCTTGTATAGATAAG AGTGTGATGGAGTCTGACAGAGACAATCATCTTCATCAGAGCATGTTAGGTACACCCATACAACAGATAGGACCAGGGGAATCATTCAATACATCTAAGTCAACTCCAATGAGACCACTAACTGCTGCTTACCGGGCGGCAAGTAGTGATCATGAG GTTGTCTCGCAAAGCAACACGCCTCAGAAGAATTCCAGTATAATGTCAAAAGCAATGGAGTATATGTTTGGCTGGTGA